The nucleotide sequence CACTGCTACTAGGGTAACGGCCACTTTGAAAGACAACTCTAGATGGCGAGCAGTTAGAAGCTTGAACGTAGGCCCGTTCAAAGAGCATACCCTCATTGGCAATGCTATCAATATTAGGGGTAATTTCCGGAAGCTTGCTCCCGTAGACTCCAACAGAATCCCAGTTCATGTCATCGACGGTGATAAAAAGAATATTGGGTTGTGCCTTATCTGCTAATATGAAGTTAGCATTGAAAATGAGCAAAAGCGTGGCTGTGAGTATTTGATTAAACATAAATGACCTTAGTGTTATATGAGCTTACTTAATGACTTCAGCTTCGTGATTAGTGATATATTTTTGATTGGGCTTTGAAACATCTTTGGGCTGATTTTTGGGGACCTTGTGTTGAATTCGTAGTGCCTGTAATTCACCCTTCATAGCTTCGACAATAGGGGCGTATTCTGGATTAGAAAATTGGTTAGTCATTTCTTCGGGATCAGATTTTAGGTCATAGAGCTCCCATTCATCAATATCATAAAAGTACATGAGTTTATAGCGCCCGTCATAGGCACCTTCGTGACGTTGAACCATGTGCCACCCAGGAAATTCATAATAGTGATAATAATGAGTTTTTCTCCAGTCCTTAGGCGTCTTGCCTTCAAGTATTGGTAGGAGTGAGGCGCCTTGCATATCTTTCGGAATATTTTGTTTGGCAATATCCAAAAATGTTTCGGCAAAGTCAAGGTTCGATACTAAGTCCTTATTTACGCTGCCGGGAGTAATATGGTTGGGCCATTTTATGAGTAAAGGGGTGCGATAGGATTCGTCATACATGAAACGCTTATCAAACCAGCCATGTTCGCCAAGATAAAAACCTTGATCAGAAGAGTAAATGACGATGGTATTTTTATCGAGTCCAGATTCTTCTAAGTAGTCCATGACTTGACCGACTGATTCATCTACTGATTTGATACAGCGCAAATAATCTTTGACGTAGCGTTGGTACTTCCAACGAATAAGATCTTCACCTTTTGGTTTTGCCTTAAGAAGTGCTTGATTCTTTGCTTCGTAAGCGGCATCCCAAACTTTGACTTGTTCAGGAGTCATGCGCTGGTGAATTCGTTGCGCAAGTTGACCCTTCTTATCGAACTCTCGTACTTTTAAATCCTTTCCAAGTTCCATGGAGACTGCTATGGACATGTCTTGATTTCTCGCTGCGTGACCGCGATTTTTATAGTCGTCAAATAGAGAACTCGGCTCGGGCATTGTAATGTTGTCGAAGGCATTGAGGTGTTTAAGAGCGGGAGACCACTCTCTATGAGGCGCTTTATGCTGCATCATTAACATGAAAGGTTTTGTTTTGTTTCTTTGAGTTTCAAGCCATGCCAAAGCCTTGTCAGTTACAATTTCTGTGCAGTAACCTTGGACTCTAGTTCTACCTTGAGGAGTATCAAAATCGGGGTTGTAATACATGCCTTGGCCTGGGAGGATTTCCCAATGATCAAAGCCGGTGGGTTTAGAACCTAAATGCCATTTGCCGATGACGGCAGTTTGGTAACCAGCTTTTTGTAGCAGTTTAGGGAATGTTTGTTGTGAGCCATCAAACTTAGTATGCTCGTTCACCATGAAGCCATTTAGGTGAGAATACTTGCCAGTTAAGATTGTCGCACGACTTGGTCCACAGATTGAGTTGGTCACCATGCAGCGTTTAAAGAGCATGCCTTCATCTGCCAAGCGATCTAAGTTCGGAGTGGGCGCGACTTGCGCAAAACGCCCGCCATAAGCACTAATGGCTTGAGTGGCGTGGTCATCGCTAAAAATAAAGAGGATGTTCGGCGTACTGGCGAACAAAGACGAAGTTAAAGCGAGACTTACGGTGACTAGTTTTATAATCATTAAAATTTCCAGTAGTTAAAGTTAAGGAATCCAGAATTCAGTGGTATTAGCTTCAGTACCAATGATGAGTAGTTGACTGCCGGTGAGTACACTGACGTGACCGTCAAGGTAAACGATATTGGCTTTGCTGTTATGGCGAGCAATGGCTTGCTCCGAGACGGTATCGTAGACTTTAGTTTCAACAAGGTTGTATTTGAATAGCGTGTTTTTCAAGTCCCAGGAGTCCATGTAAAAAGCCGTTGTGTTACCATGTGTACTAGAGATGGGATAGGCTGTGTAAGTGGTTCCGCCATCATCGATGAGACCGAGGCGATAGTTTTGAGAATAATTATTGGTCCAATAGCTATCAAGTTCTTTTCCCATGGGGCATTTATAGGGACTAGTATTAGCATTGTTAGTAGCAGCAGTGATTTCTGGTAGATACCCCCTTGAGAGAGTTTTTTAGGCCACCATTCGCTTGCGAAAGAATCATTCAGTGGTGCATAGTTATCATTGTCATCCGCATAGATAAATGATGCCGTAGATATTTGCTTGAGTTTATTTTTACATACACTTGCTCTCGCCTTCTGTCTTGCTTCGCTAAGTTCAGGAAGAACTAAGCTCGATAGGATACCGATTATGGCGATGACGACGAGTAGTTCTATTAAACTAAAATTCTGTTTTTTCATAATAACCTCTACTTGTTTATAAGTATCTATTCGTCGTCTTCATGAATAGGGGGACAGTATACAACCTTATTCTTTAATTTAATTCATCATTTCACAAAATTGAAATATTAAGGAACCCAAAAATCAGTTGTTGAAGCCTCTGTCGAAATTTGTATGAGATAAGTACCGTTAAGTGCTTCGATGTGGCCATCAATAAATGAAGTATTGGCTTTTTGTAAATGACGCCCGACTCTTGCTTCAGGATCAGCGTTAAAAACTTTATTTTCTGTAAGATTGCCTTTCCATAAAGTGGTGTTGGTCATGAAGGAATCCATATGTAGGACTGTTGAGGAGGCATGCGTACTAGTGAGGACGTATTGATCATATGCTGTGCCACTTTCACTTGTTAATCCAAGGCGAAAATTTTGTGAGTAATTACTTGTGTAATATGTGTCGAGCTCGACGCCCTCTGGACATTTGTATGGGCTAGAATTAACATTGCTATTACTTGCAGAGATTTCAGGTAGGTATGATTGAGTTGAAAGTCGTTCGGTCCAATAATAAGTAGAGTGTGAATTGTTATAGCTTGCGTAGTTGTTATTGTCCATTGAATAGGCAAAAGTGGCTATGCCAATTTGCCTGATTTTACTTTGACAAAGAGTGAATCGTGCTTGTTTACGCGACTTCCCTAAGATAGGTAATAAAAAGCTTGTTAGTATGCCTATAATAGCAATTGAGACTAGTAATTCGATTAGAGTGAATTTCTTTTTCATTTGATTTCCTTATAAAATGTATTTACTCACTATTTCGTATTAAAGATGAGTAAAGGGACAGGAAATGAAAAAGAAATTTAAGTTTTTTATTTGATGAAAATTAAGAGTTGAAAGACTAAGGATACAGCGGGTTTATAATGACTATATTATTCTATTTTTCTCAGCATCATTAAGCGGAAATCCATAACTTGTGGGCCGGGAATTTTTAGAGCCTGAATTTTTATTTTTTGTGGTCCTCCCAAAAACGATCTGGAACCTACATGGGCGAATGCGGTGTGTTGTAAGGTAGATAAACTAAAAAAGGTTTCTTACTATTCTTGTCCATGAAGTTTATTGCTTTGTCAGTGAAATCATCTACACAAAAACCTTTGCCTTTTACAATTTTGCCATTGTGTTCCAGCATTGGAGAATAATAATTTCCCCAATGACTCGAACAGAAACCGTAAAACTCATCAAAGCCACGGCCATTGGGGTGGTAGGGGTACTGCATGCCGCTATGCCATTTACCAAAGGCCCCGGTGGCATAGCCTGCAGCTCTAAAGACATCTGCCAATGTTTTTTCGTCAAGATTAAAGCGTTCGCCGCCTTCTGAAGTACTGCACACTCCGCTACGAAAAGCATAGCGTCCCGTCAGAAGTTCAGCTCGCGTTGGTGAACAGACAGGCTGAACGTAAAAATTGTTGAACTTGGCGCCGTCTCGAGCGAGTGAGTCTATGTGTGGTTCGATAGATCTTTGTTACCATTAATACTTAAATCACCCCAGCCCTGATCATCACTTAGAAAGATGACTATATTGGGCCTTGTGGACTCTGCAAAAGCTGAGCCAAGGATAAATAAGACTAATAAAGAAAAAGTTTTCACAGTCATTAGTGAGCCGATTTATCTTTCTTTTTCTTTTTAAGGGGCTTATCCAAACTTTTTAAATAGGCGACTAGATCGCGTAATTCTTTTGGCTGAAGTAGCATGTGCATAGGTGGCATGGGAGACACTGGAGCCATCATCGTTTTAATGTGTTTGCGTTTGTGAGCGATAACTTTACCATCGGCACCTTTAACTTTCACAAGAGCTTTATTTTCACCCATGTAAGTTCCACTGTGAACTTTGCCATCATCAGTTGTGACACTGGTGATGCCATAGCCTGGGGCAACTGCCGCACCTGGATCCACAATGGATTCTAACAAATAGCGTCGATCATACATCTTGCCCATTAAAGTTAAATCGGGACCAACATCGGCGCCATAACCCTTAACTTTGTGACAGCGCAAGCATTGAGCGGCACCATGATTAAAAAATACATCGCGACCTTTGTCAATGTCCCCACCTTGGATAGCATAGGCAAACTTGTCGGTGTTTTGGCCTGTGGCCATTTTTGCTTCATAAGCTTTAAATTTAGTCTGGAAATCTGATGATTTTTTACTGCGCGCTGAATCTAAAATCTCTAGTAGTGCTTCACGATCACCCTTGCCATTGAGGGCTAAATCCAATTGTTTGAGTAAGATGGAGTCATTTGCGGAGTTTACAGCCATGAGATTGTAAGCTAATTGACGCTCGGCAGCACTTCCTTTTTGACTGATTGTCGCAGCTTGTACTTGAGCCTTTGTGGGATCGAGCTCATTGAGCAGTGTTAGGGCTTTGAGCCTTATGGCTTCACTCTTATCTTTGAAGAGTTTGAGAACTAAATTAGAGCTGATTTCTTTACGTTGGTTTAAAGTGTCTAAAGCTCCCAAGCGAATTTCATCGATGAGCTTATTATTATTGATTTGACTCAGTAAGATATCTGATGTTATGGGAAAATTATACTTATTGGCTAAGCGACTGATTTGAGCCAGTACTTTGCCTTGTGATTGTTTAAATAGCTCGCCTAAATATGCATTCAATACTTTTGAAATGTCTTGGCGCTCTGTAGTGTATTCACGAGGCAAGCCAGTTGAGTTATCTAGGGGTGCTTTGTCATCCCACGCTTGAAGCGCTGCAATAGCTTCCTGAATCATTGATTCTGGTAAGTCTTTTTCTAGTGAATACTGGAGTAAGCGTTTTGCCGCGGCTTCATCGCCTAAATAATAATTGGCATTGATGACGCGTATGTGCATTAATTCATCGACGAGGTCACTAGGTTTTTTTAGATCTACTAAAAGTGAGGCTAATTTCTTTTGAGCTCCACCGTCAATGAGGCGGTCATTGATGGCGCGAATAGCTTCGTAACGAACTTGCGGATCATTATCGGATAAAAAGACCTGGATCCCTGGGTCAAGATTTTTTCTCATGGCCAATAAAACAATCATACGGACTGCTGCAGAAGAGTCTTTTGCGTACTTCGCATAGCTAGAGGAACTCTTCATTCCAGCGAGTCCCATCATCAGGCCGTGCTGAAGGAAGCGATCTTTGGCATCATTTTCACGCTGAGCATCAATGATTGCGGAGATGACAGAGTCATCTGCAATTCTTCCTAGGCCAATGCCTGCGTACATGGCAACGCGAGGATGTTTGTCTTTTAGTGCTTTGCTCAAATCTAGTAGAGCTGACTTGTCGCGGTGATCGCCTAAAACACGAGCCGCCTGAATACGAATTTGATAGTCTGCGTCATTAAGTAATAAGTTTTTTAAAATTTTAATTGCAGAGATGTTTTTATTGGCCAGCATACCTAAGCCCCAAAGGCCATGAACTCTTTGTAGTTGCGGAGCGGCAGGATTTTTTGCGGCCTTCGTAAATAGCTCGGCTGCGTCTGCTCTTTTAGCTAATTCAAATTGTGCTCTCAGGCGAACTTGTTGATGATCCCAAGCTAAGAGTTGATAGAGTTTTTCGCTGGAATTTTGACTGAAATCACTGGTGAGCAATTTTTCATTTTCTTTAATTTCGGGCTTATCAGTTTGGCCAGGGACTTCGAGAGTAAAAATGTTACCCTCATCTCTATTTAAATAACCACCATTGTTATATTCGGATATGTACATTTTGCCATCGGGTCCAAAATCCATATCAACCAAGTTTGAACCAGTAAAAAAATCCTCGAGATTTTCCATTTTAAAACCTGCGCCCGCGGGTTCCACATCAAACATGGAGATACGTGTTTTTGGTGAGCCACCCTTAAAAATATTAACGAAGAATTTATTGTCAAATTTTGGGCCTAAGGAATTGGATGGATTGAACAAGAAACCTGATGGACCACCCACGATTTGACCAATGGTAGGCATGACATAGGCGGGTTGATTTGTTTCATTGGCGAAATAAAGACGCTCTGTTTTCCACGCACTATTAAGTGTTTTCTTTCCCGCGTAATCATAGGAGCGAAACTTGAGTTTGGAGGCGAAGGCCAAGAGGTTTTGATGGCCTGCATGCCAGCCTGAATCACCACCCTCGACGAGGTAATTAATACGCTCCAAATCACCTTTGTCGGAATCATTATCCGCCGTAAATAAATTACCAAAATCATCAAAGACTAATTCTTGTGGATTGCGCAAACGATCATAAAATACTTCTACATTTGAACCATCGGGATCACAGCGAAAAACGGCGCCTTCATTTGGGCCATGGAACTTTTTGCCTTCCTTAGTGGTGAAGCTAAAACCGCGATCACCAATGGACCAATAGAGCTTACCATCGGGTCCCCAAACCAAACCATGCATATCATGGCCTGAATAACTCATACGTATGCCAAAGCCATCTTGTATAGAAGTTCGTTTGTCAGACAGTCCATCGCCATTACTATCTTCGAGCATCCAGAGATGTGGAATGTTGGTATAGTAAACTTTTCCGTCGCGTTCAATGATACCTAATCCAGGACCATCGAGAATATCGTTAAAACCATCGGCATAAACTTTTGCGCTATCCGCACGTCCGTCACCATTAGTGTCTTCTAGTATTTTGATCATATCCTGCTTGTCAGTGTAATGCGATTCTGGGTGCTTATCGTAATGCTTTTTGTACATGGCCAAACGATCTGCACTTGATTGAATCATGATGTCCTCCAAGAGCATATAAGGGCGATGACGAATGTCATCCACCCCAAAGCGCCAGCGATGAATTTCGGTCACTAATAATCGGCCCTTAGAATCAAAGGCAATTGCCATGGGGTTAGTGATCTGAGATCTGTCTGCCCAGAGGCGCGCTTTAAAGCCATCGGGCATAGAGAAGCTATTCATTTTTTGTGCTTCAGCTTTCTCGTAATCTGCAGGACTTTTACTTGCTGCACTGAGCCCATTCGCAATAAGCAAAGATGAGAGCAGCAGGAATTTATTTGACCATTTTAACATATAATAAATCCTAGGCTGAGTATTTTGAGCTAAGTTTAGTTCTAAGTTTTATGAGTAAATCACGCGTCATTTTAATACCTTCAATTTCGCCAATTTTCTTGCCTTCATACTCAATACCCACGTGACCACGATAGCCCGCGTCGAGAACGAGCTTCATAATGCGAGGGTAGTCAGTATTGATTTCAAAGCCGTGTACGTCAAAATCATGACTCTTGGCACTGACGCCCTTGGCGTAAGGCATGAGTTTTTTGACGCCCTTATAACGATCGTATTCTTTAAAATTCCCAAAGTCGGGTAATGTACCGCAATTTGGCATAGCAACTTTTTTCATGACATTCGCTAACCAATCACCATCGGAAGAGAGGCCTCCATGGTTTTCCACTATGACATTAATATTATGTTGAGCTGCAAATTGTGAGAGTGAGGCAAGTCCATCGGCGGCACGCTCCATTTGTTCTTCATAAGTTCCTTTGGAACGCGCATTCACTCGAATGGAATGACAGCCTAAATATTTTGCCGCTTCAATCCAAGTATGATGTTTTTCTACGGCTAGTTTTCGTTTATTATCGTTGGCATCACCAAGCTGACCAAGGCCATCGCACATGATGATTAGGCTCTGCACACCATTATCATCACAGCGTTGCTTGAGTCCGCGAAGATAAGTCTTTTCAGAGCTCTTAAAGAATTTATTGACGTATTCAACGGCATTAATACCAAAGGTTTTTTTTGTGAATTCAGGGAATTGTAGGTTGTCGAGTTCTTTT is from Lentisphaera profundi and encodes:
- a CDS encoding PVC-type heme-binding CxxCH protein — encoded protein: MLKWSNKFLLLSSLLIANGLSAASKSPADYEKAEAQKMNSFSMPDGFKARLWADRSQITNPMAIAFDSKGRLLVTEIHRWRFGVDDIRHRPYMLLEDIMIQSSADRLAMYKKHYDKHPESHYTDKQDMIKILEDTNGDGRADSAKVYADGFNDILDGPGLGIIERDGKVYYTNIPHLWMLEDSNGDGLSDKRTSIQDGFGIRMSYSGHDMHGLVWGPDGKLYWSIGDRGFSFTTKEGKKFHGPNEGAVFRCDPDGSNVEVFYDRLRNPQELVFDDFGNLFTADNDSDKGDLERINYLVEGGDSGWHAGHQNLLAFASKLKFRSYDYAGKKTLNSAWKTERLYFANETNQPAYVMPTIGQIVGGPSGFLFNPSNSLGPKFDNKFFVNIFKGGSPKTRISMFDVEPAGAGFKMENLEDFFTGSNLVDMDFGPDGKMYISEYNNGGYLNRDEGNIFTLEVPGQTDKPEIKENEKLLTSDFSQNSSEKLYQLLAWDHQQVRLRAQFELAKRADAAELFTKAAKNPAAPQLQRVHGLWGLGMLANKNISAIKILKNLLLNDADYQIRIQAARVLGDHRDKSALLDLSKALKDKHPRVAMYAGIGLGRIADDSVISAIIDAQRENDAKDRFLQHGLMMGLAGMKSSSSYAKYAKDSSAAVRMIVLLAMRKNLDPGIQVFLSDNDPQVRYEAIRAINDRLIDGGAQKKLASLLVDLKKPSDLVDELMHIRVINANYYLGDEAAAKRLLQYSLEKDLPESMIQEAIAALQAWDDKAPLDNSTGLPREYTTERQDISKVLNAYLGELFKQSQGKVLAQISRLANKYNFPITSDILLSQINNNKLIDEIRLGALDTLNQRKEISSNLVLKLFKDKSEAIRLKALTLLNELDPTKAQVQAATISQKGSAAERQLAYNLMAVNSANDSILLKQLDLALNGKGDREALLEILDSARSKKSSDFQTKFKAYEAKMATGQNTDKFAYAIQGGDIDKGRDVFFNHGAAQCLRCHKVKGYGADVGPDLTLMGKMYDRRYLLESIVDPGAAVAPGYGITSVTTDDGKVHSGTYMGENKALVKVKGADGKVIAHKRKHIKTMMAPVSPMPPMHMLLQPKELRDLVAYLKSLDKPLKKKKKDKSAH
- a CDS encoding sugar phosphate isomerase/epimerase family protein, coding for MLNRRNFFKGTGALTVGSFFTASCASQSENPLFDISLAQWSLHKKLFAKELDNLQFPEFTKKTFGINAVEYVNKFFKSSEKTYLRGLKQRCDDNGVQSLIIMCDGLGQLGDANDNKRKLAVEKHHTWIEAAKYLGCHSIRVNARSKGTYEEQMERAADGLASLSQFAAQHNINVIVENHGGLSSDGDWLANVMKKVAMPNCGTLPDFGNFKEYDRYKGVKKLMPYAKGVSAKSHDFDVHGFEINTDYPRIMKLVLDAGYRGHVGIEYEGKKIGEIEGIKMTRDLLIKLRTKLSSKYSA
- a CDS encoding sulfatase codes for the protein MIIKLVTVSLALTSSLFASTPNILFIFSDDHATQAISAYGGRFAQVAPTPNLDRLADEGMLFKRCMVTNSICGPSRATILTGKYSHLNGFMVNEHTKFDGSQQTFPKLLQKAGYQTAVIGKWHLGSKPTGFDHWEILPGQGMYYNPDFDTPQGRTRVQGYCTEIVTDKALAWLETQRNKTKPFMLMMQHKAPHREWSPALKHLNAFDNITMPEPSSLFDDYKNRGHAARNQDMSIAVSMELGKDLKVREFDKKGQLAQRIHQRMTPEQVKVWDAAYEAKNQALLKAKPKGEDLIRWKYQRYVKDYLRCIKSVDESVGQVMDYLEESGLDKNTIVIYSSDQGFYLGEHGWFDKRFMYDESYRTPLLIKWPNHITPGSVNKDLVSNLDFAETFLDIAKQNIPKDMQGASLLPILEGKTPKDWRKTHYYHYYEFPGWHMVQRHEGAYDGRYKLMYFYDIDEWELYDLKSDPEEMTNQFSNPEYAPIVEAMKGELQALRIQHKVPKNQPKDVSKPNQKYITNHEAEVIK
- a CDS encoding H-X9-DG-CTERM domain-containing protein, with the translated sequence MDSWDLKNTLFKYNLVETKVYDTVSEQAIARHNSKANIVYLDGHVSVLTGSQLLIIGTEANTTEFWIP
- a CDS encoding type II secretion system protein, translated to MKKQNFSLIELLVVIAIIGILSSLVLPELSEARQKARASVCKNKLKQISTASFIYADDNDNYAPLNDSFASEWWPKKLSQGGIYQKSLLLLTMLILVPINAPWEKNLIAIGPIIILKTIASVSSMMAEPLTQPIPSLVHMVTQRLFTWTPGT
- a CDS encoding type II secretion system protein, with product MKKKFTLIELLVSIAIIGILTSFLLPILGKSRKQARFTLCQSKIRQIGIATFAYSMDNNNYASYNNSHSTYYWTERLSTQSYLPEISASNSNVNSSPYKCPEGVELDTYYTSNYSQNFRLGLTSESGTAYDQYVLTSTHASSTVLHMDSFMTNTTLWKGNLTENKVFNADPEARVGRHLQKANTSFIDGHIEALNGTYLIQISTEASTTDFWVP